The following are encoded together in the Brassica napus cultivar Da-Ae chromosome A9, Da-Ae, whole genome shotgun sequence genome:
- the LOC106365955 gene encoding stress enhanced protein 2, chloroplastic, translating into MAMATRAIRCQLPSLLTRCESSEPIKQIQIQQRPRGGDLAENGKIVLQPRLCTLRSYGSEMIVAKKDGGGGGDEGSEVELASPFFETLTDYIESSKKSQDFETISGRLAMIVFAATVAEEVVTGNSLFKKLDVEGLSEAIGAGLGAMGCAAVFAWLTISRKRVGRIFTVSCNSFIDSLVDQIVDGLFYDTKPSDWSDEI; encoded by the exons atgGCTATGGCTACGCGCGCCATCCGCTGCCAGCTACCGTCTCTGCTCACCAGATGCGAATCATCGGAACCGATTAAGCAGATCCAGATCCAGCAGCGGCCGAGAGGAGGCGATCTAGCCGAGAATGGGAAGATCGTGCTTCAGCCGAGGCTCTGCACGCTGAGATCTTACGGATCTGAGATGATTGTCGCTAAAAAAGACGGCGGCGGAGGCGGAGATGAAGGATCTGAGGTCGAGTTAGCGTCGCCGTTTTTTGAGACGCTCACTGATTACATCGAGAGCTCGAAGAAGAGTCAGGACTTTGAAACCATCTCCGGCCGTCTCGccatg ATCGTTTTCGCGGCGACTGTGGCGGAGGAGGTTGTTACGGGGAACTCGTTGTTCAAGAAACTTGACGTGGAAGGGTTGAGTGAAGCTATTGGAGCGGGACTTGGAGCTATGGGATGCGCAGCGGTGTTCGCGTGGCTAACGATTTCGAGGAAGAGAGTTGGGCGGATCTTTACAGTGAGTTGCAACTCGTTTATTGACTCGTTGGTCGATCAGATCGTTGATGGGTTGTTCTACGACACCAAGCCTAGTGATTGGTCCGACGAAATCTAA
- the LOC106364052 gene encoding alkane hydroxylase MAH1 — protein MAYIGLLDVFIAFLIFILFHFLIHKKTHKLFPRNWPVLGMLPGVLVMLHKINGYLVEVLEVSNLTFVFKGPWFSGMNMLITADPENVQHVFSSNFSNYDKGSEFKEMFDFLGEGIFTADSKLWEEMRRSSMVMLSHQGFQSFSLKTIASKIKNGLVPVLDHFAKENMVFDLQDVFQRLAFDVTLTLVTGYDSNSLSIEMPKNEYAKAMDDAEEVVVVRHVKPMFLWKLQNWLGLGEEKKMTQANAAFDRSCAKYISAKREEIHQHSIIGEKAHDVDLLKFYMNLDTTKYELLNPKDDSFLKDIIKSFMLAGRDAIATTLTWFFWLLSKNPQALTKIRQEINTYLPRSSDKGFDQDKISKMVYLHGALCEALRLYAPIPFERKSPMKQDVLPSGHKVDAKWKILFSVYALGRMKAVWGEDASEFKPERWISERNGGLKHEPSFKFFVFNSGPRNCLGKKLSFLQMKIVAAEIIRNYDIKVVEGHKIEPASSIVLHMKHGLKVTVTKRCLVS, from the coding sequence ATGGCTTACATAGGCTTACTTGATGTCTTCATAGCTTTCCTTATCTTTATCCTTTTCCATTTCTTGATTCACAAGAAAACCCATAAACTCTTTCCTAGAAACTGGCCCGTTCTTGGGATGCTTCCTGGTGTGCTCGTCATGCTTCACAAGATCAATGGCTATCTTGTAGAAGTTCTCGAAGTCTCCAACTTAACCTTTGTATTCAAAGGCCCTTGGTTCTCTGGAATGAACATGTTGATCACTGCAGATCCTGAGAACGTTCAACACGTCTTCAGTTCCAACTTCTCTAATTACGACAAAGGATCAGAGTTCAAAGAGATGTTTGATTTTCTTGGAGAAGGAATCTTCACTGCTGACTCCAAACTCTGGGAGGAGATGAGGAGATCATCAATGGTCATGCTTAGCCATCAAGGGTTTCAAAGCTTCTCACTAAAGACCATTGCTAGTAAAATCAAGAACGGGCTTGTGCCAGTTCTTGATCATTTCGCAAAGGAGAATATGGTTTTCGATTTACAAGACGTGTTCCAGAGGTTAGCGTTCGATGTAACCCTAACTCTTGTAACGGGTTACGATTCTAACTCTCTTTCCATTGAAATGCCGAAGAATGAGTATGCAAAAGCTATGGATGATGCTGAAGAAGTGGTTGTGGTTAGGCATGTTAAGCCTATGTTCTTGTGGAAGCTTCAAAACTGGCTTGGACtcggagaagagaagaagatgacacAAGCTAATGCTGCTTTTGATAGATCTTGTGCAAAGTATATATCTGCAAAGAGAGAGGAGATTCATCAACACTCCATTATTGGAGAAAAAGCTCATGATGTggatttattaaaattctataTGAATCTTGATACCACCAAGTATGAGCTCTTAAACCCTAAAGACGATAGCTTCCTCAAAGACATCATCAAGAGTTTCATGCTTGCTGGAAGAGACGCCATCGCAACAACTCTCACTTGGTTCTTCTGGCTTCTCTCCAAGAACCCTCAAGCTTTGACCAAGATTCGTCAAGAGATCAACACATATCTACCAAGATCCTCCGACAAGGGTTTTGATCAAGACAAGATAAGCAAGATGGTGTATCTACATGGTGCATTGTGTGAAGCATTAAGGCTATACGCTCCTATCCCGTTTGAGAGAAAGTCTCCCATGAAGCAAGATGTGCTTCCAAGTGGACACAAGGTGGATGCAAAGTGGAAGATCTTGTTCTCTGTATATGCCTTGGGGAGAATGAAAGCTGTATGGGGAGAGGACGCGTCTGAGTTTAAACCAGAGAGATGGATCTCTGAGAGAAATGGAGGCTTGAAACATGAACCATCTTTCAAGTTCTTTGTGTTTAACTCTGGTCCAAGAAATTGCTTGGGGAAAAAATTGTCTTTCTTGCAGATGAAGATAGTAGCTGCTGAGATCATACGAAACTATGACATTAAGGTCGTTGAAGGGCACAAGATAGAGCCAGCTTCTTCTATAGTCCTTCACATGAAGCATGGTCTCAAAGTCACAGTTACTAAGAGATGTTTGGTTTCATAA